One genomic window of Parabacteroides pacaensis includes the following:
- the hisIE gene encoding bifunctional phosphoribosyl-AMP cyclohydrolase/phosphoribosyl-ATP diphosphatase HisIE, whose translation MKLDFEKMGGLIPAIIQDYDTNKVLMLGFMNEEALLKTQELGKVTFFSRTKNRLWTKGEESGNFLNVVNITSDCDNDTLLIKVHPVGPVCHTGADTCFNEKNEEDILFLKYLQNFIERRRQEMPEGSYTTTLFKKGVNRMAQKVGEEAVETVIEATNGTDDGFIYEASDLIYHLIVLCTSKGIRLEDLARELKKRHKA comes from the coding sequence ATGAAATTAGATTTCGAAAAAATGGGAGGCCTGATCCCTGCAATTATTCAGGATTACGATACGAATAAAGTATTGATGTTAGGATTTATGAATGAAGAAGCCTTGCTTAAAACCCAGGAGTTAGGGAAAGTAACCTTTTTCAGCCGTACAAAAAACAGACTATGGACCAAAGGGGAAGAAAGCGGTAACTTTTTAAACGTAGTAAATATCACTTCCGATTGTGATAACGATACCCTCCTGATTAAAGTCCACCCTGTCGGCCCGGTTTGCCACACAGGCGCAGACACCTGTTTCAACGAAAAAAACGAAGAAGACATCCTATTCCTGAAATACCTGCAAAACTTCATCGAACGCCGCCGGCAGGAAATGCCGGAAGGTTCGTATACTACCACCTTATTTAAAAAAGGAGTAAACCGTATGGCACAAAAAGTAGGCGAAGAAGCGGTTGAAACCGTTATCGAAGCGACAAACGGCACGGACGACGGATTTATTTACGAAGCTTCCGACTTGATCTATCACCTCATTGTACTCTGCACCAGCAAAGGGATACGGCTAGAAGATTTGGCAAGGGAGTTGAAAAAAAGACATAAAGCTTAA
- the hisF gene encoding imidazole glycerol phosphate synthase subunit HisF, with translation MLAKRIIPCLDIKNGTTVKGINFVNFRNAGDPVELGAQYSEQGADELVYLDITASHEGRKTFTELVRKVAANINIPFTVGGGINELQDVDRLLHAGADKVSINSAAIRNPKLIEEIAKNFGTQVCVVAIDANFENNEWICYLNGGRIPTEKRLFEWAKEAEELGAGEILFTSMTHDGVKTGYPNEALATLADTLHIPVIASGGAGTKEHFRDAFTLGKADAALAASVFHFGEIGIKDLKSYLLEEGINVRI, from the coding sequence ATGCTAGCTAAAAGAATTATACCTTGCTTGGACATTAAAAACGGGACTACGGTAAAAGGAATTAATTTCGTTAATTTCCGGAACGCAGGCGACCCGGTAGAATTGGGAGCGCAATACAGTGAACAAGGAGCCGACGAATTGGTTTATCTTGATATTACAGCTTCCCATGAAGGACGAAAAACCTTTACCGAATTAGTTCGTAAAGTTGCAGCGAATATAAACATCCCCTTTACTGTGGGTGGAGGAATTAACGAACTACAAGATGTAGACCGGTTACTTCATGCCGGAGCAGATAAAGTTTCCATTAATTCGGCGGCGATCCGGAATCCGAAATTGATTGAAGAAATTGCCAAAAATTTCGGTACGCAAGTGTGTGTGGTTGCCATCGATGCGAATTTTGAAAACAACGAATGGATTTGCTATTTAAACGGAGGCCGTATTCCTACAGAGAAAAGGCTTTTCGAATGGGCTAAAGAAGCAGAGGAGCTAGGAGCCGGCGAAATTCTTTTTACCAGTATGACGCACGACGGGGTGAAAACGGGATATCCCAATGAAGCCTTGGCTACTCTTGCCGATACTCTCCATATTCCTGTGATTGCTTCGGGGGGAGCCGGTACCAAAGAGCATTTCCGCGATGCTTTTACACTGGGAAAAGCAGATGCGGCTTTGGCAGCCAGTGTCTTCCATTTCGGAGAGATAGGCATTAAAGATTTGAAAAGTTATCTCCTCGAAGAAGGAATCAACGTTAGAATTTAA